Proteins encoded within one genomic window of Natator depressus isolate rNatDep1 chromosome 1, rNatDep2.hap1, whole genome shotgun sequence:
- the LOC141976948 gene encoding olfactory receptor 52P1-like, with protein MASFNLTPSDPSTFILMGIPGLEAAHILISIPLSMFYIISLLGNFMVLFVVGKEQTLHKPMYLLLCMLALTDISTSTSVVPKALCIFWFNLKGITVDGCLTQMFFLDVFSVMRSSILVTMAFDRYVAICNPLRYSTILTNARIAKLGLVGLIRAVLFILPLPLLLKGQPFCTNRIIPHTYCEHTAVAKISCGDITVNKMYGLVIAVTVIGLDLMLIALSYGLVIRAILRISTKKAHLKALNTCTAHICVILMSYTPSLFSKLTHRLGQGIAPHVHIILANLYLLIPPMLNPIIYGVKTKELRDKVVKYICRR; from the coding sequence ATGGCATCTTTCAACCTCACCCCCTCTGACCCTTCAACATTCATCCTTAtgggcatccctggcctggaagctGCCCATATCCTGATTTCCATCCCTTTGTCTATGTTCTACATTATCAGCCTGTTGGGAAATTTCATGGTTCTGTTTgttgtagggaaagaacagaccctgcacaagccgatgtacctgctgctctgcatgctggcgcTCACAGACATCAGCACGTCTACCTCTGTTGTGCCTaaggcactgtgtatattttggttcaatcTGAAAGGCATTACTGTGGATGgttgcctcacccagatgttcttccttGATGTTTTTTCTGTTATGCGCTCATCTATCCTTGTGACAATGGCCTTCGATCGCTAcgttgccatatgtaaccctctgagatactccaccatcctcaccaacgcacgaatagctaagctagggctagtgggtttgataagagctgttctcttcattctgcccctgcccctgcttctgAAGGGGCAGCCATTCTGCACCAACCGCATTATCCCCCACACGTACTGCGAGCACACAGCTGTGGCGAAGATATCCTGTGGGGACATCACAGTCAACAAGATGTATGGCTTGGTGATAGCAGTTACAGTTATCGGGTTAGACCTGATGCTCATTGCCCTGTCCTATGGTCTCGTCATCAGGGCCATCCTCAGAATCTCCACCAAGAAAGCCCACCTGAAAGCACTCAACACCTGTacagcccacatctgtgtgatACTGATGTCTTatactccctccctcttctccaagTTGACACACCGGCTCGGTCAGGGCATCGCTCCCCACGTTCACATCATCTTGGCCAACCTCTATCTCCTCATTCCCCCCATGCTCAATCCTATCATTTatggggtcaaaaccaaagagcttcgtgACAAAGTGGTCAAGTACATCTGCAGAAGGTGA